One segment of Erigeron canadensis isolate Cc75 chromosome 2, C_canadensis_v1, whole genome shotgun sequence DNA contains the following:
- the LOC122589077 gene encoding cytochrome P450 76T24-like, translating into MDYPSFILLLCVFVISIIYVYTTSGRRNSRLPPGPYPFPIIGNLLQLSNKPHRSLATLSKRYGPLMSLKLGSKTTIVVSSPDIAKELFHTNDLLFSSRSVPNTARLMDHHKISIAWLPAGEKWRRLRKITRECLFSGQCLDKTQQLRTEKVEELLDHVSQCCVNETGVNIGAAAFTTAVNILSNLIFSKDLCQYVSMESEDFKDAIWGVMEIGGKPNLVDFFPILGPLDPQGLTRQGQVYAKKLYGIFDEIIEQRLETRDSLSEVVKFTNRDVLDLLLNLIDLKDESEFSLNDLRHLLLDLFVAGGDTTSTTLEWAMTELIRNPMKMETARLEITNFTQNNKKHIQEMDISQLPYLQAITKETLRLHPPAPFLIPHKAIHDVEVGGFVVPKNAQILCNVWAIGRDPNVWSNPETFMPERFLEVEIDYRGQNFELIPFGSGRRMCPGLNVAHRMLHIMLGSLIQKFDWKLEGDMRVEDMNMEEKFGLTCPRNVPLLVVPITL; encoded by the exons ATGGACTATCCAAGTTTCATATTGTTATTATGTGTCTTTGTAATATCAATAATTTATGTGTACACGACCTCCGGCCGTCGCAACTCTCGGCTTCCGCCGGGCCCTTACCCTTTTCCGATCATTGGAAACCTGTTACAGCTAAGCAACAAACCCCATCGTTCACTTGCCACACTTTCCAAACGTTATGGTCCGTTAATGTCACTTAAGCTTGGAAGTAAAACAACCATAGTCGTTTCATCACCTGATATCGCTAAAGAGTTATTTCACACAAATGACCTCTTGTTTTCTAGTCGATCTGTCCCCAACACTGCCCGGTTAATGGACCACCACAAAATCTCTATAGCTTGGCTGCCCGCCGGAGAAAAATGGCGAAGACTACGGAAAATAACTAGAGAATGTTTGTTTTCTGGACAATGTCTAGATAAGACCCAACAACTACGTACGGAAAAG gTGGAGGAACTTCTTGACCATGTTAGTCAATGTTGTGTAAATGAGACGGGTGTTAACATAGGTGCAGCAGCCTTTACCACAGCCGTTAACATTTTATCCAACTTGATCTTCTCGAAGGATTTATGTCAATATGTTTCTATGGAATCTGAAGACTTTAAGGACGCGATTTGGGGTGTGATGGAAATTGGTGGAAAGCCGAACTTGGTAGACTTTTTTCCAATACTTGGACCCTTGGATCCACAAGGCTTAACACGGCAAGGACAAGTTTATGCTAAAAAATTATATGGTATTTTTGATGAGATCATCGAACAACGGTTGGAAACTAGAGATAGTTTGTCTGAAGTGGTTAAATTCACAAATAGGGATGTTTTGGATCTGCTGCTCAACCTCATCGACTTGAAAGATGAATCCGAATTTAGTCTAAATGACTTGAGACATCTATTGTTg GATTTGTTTGTTGCTGGAGGTGATACAACATCAACCACATTGGAATGGGCTATGACAGAGCTCATTCGTAACCCCATGAAAATGGAGACAGCTCGGTTAGAGATCACAAATTTTACGCAGAACAACAAGAAGCATATACAAGAAATGGATATCTCTCAACTCCCTTACCTACAAGCTATAACTAAAGAAACTCTCCGACTACATCCTCCCGCTCCCTTTCTTATCCCTCACAAAGCCATACATGACGTAGAAGTTGGAGGCTTTGTTGTGCCTAAAAATGCACAAATTCTTTGTAATGTTTGGGCGATTGGACGAGATCCAAACGTTTGGTCAAACCCGGAAACGTTTATGCCGGAGAGGTTTTTGGAAGTCGAGATTGATTATAGAGGCCAAAATTTTGAGCTCATTCCATTTGGTAGCGGGAGGAGAATGTGTCCGGGATTGAATGTTGCTCATAGGATGTTACATATAATGTTGGGTTCCCTAATTCAGAAGTTTGATTGGAAGCTTGAAGGAGATATGAGAGTTGAAGATATGAATATGGAAGAAAAGTTTGGGCTCACATGTCCAAGAAATGTACCGCTATTGGTTGTTCCCATCACACTTTGA
- the LOC122588644 gene encoding UDP-N-acetylglucosamine transporter ROCK1 produces the protein MTSSKSKAIRSSMNDSSSSSGVSRNVWLYSLLLTIQYGAQPLISKRCIGRDVIVTSSVLACEMVKVICALALMAKDGSLNKALKEWTLIGALSASGLPAAIYALQNSLLQISYRNLDSLTFSMLNQTKLIFTALFTYMILRQKQSIQQIGALFILILAAVLLSIGEGSRKDYGSDNPDVIVLYGIVPVLIASVLSGLASALCQWASQVKKHSSYLMTVEMSLVGSLCLLASTYKSPDGEAMRQHGFFYGWTPLTMIPVVINAVGGILVGLVTSYAGGVRKGFVIVSALLVTALLQFVFDGKPPSLFCLLALPLVMTSISIYQKYPYRVKKKEA, from the exons ATGAcgtcatcaaaatcaaaagcaaTAAGAAGTTCAATGAatgattcatcatcatcatcaggtGTTAGTAGAAACGTGTGGTTGTATTCTTTATTGCTCACAATTCAGTATGGTGCTCAGCCTCTCATCTCCAAACGCTGCATCGg GCGAGACGTAATTGTTACTTCATCTGTTTTGGCATGCGAGATGGTAAAG GTTATTTGTGCACTGGCTCTCATGGCAAAAGATGGCAGTTTGAATAAAGCATTGAAAGAATGGACTCTGATTGGTGCACTAAGTGCATCAGGATTACCCGCAGCTATCTATGCACTACAAAATAGCTTGTTACAGATTTCGTATAGGAACCTTGATTCTCTCACATTTTCAATGCTAAACCAAACAAAGTTAATTTTCACAGCATTGTTTACATACATGATTTTAAG GCAAAAGCAATCCATTCAACAAATTGGTGCTCTATTCATACTTATCTTAGCAGCTGTCCTTTTAAGCATCGGGGAAGGCTCGAGAAAAGATTATGGAAGTGATAATCCTGATGTAATTGTTCTCTATGGAATTGTTCCTGTTCTGATAGCTTCTGTACTTTCAGGGCTTGCTTCTGCATTGTGCCAATGGGCTTCTCAG GTTAAGAAACACTCGTCATATTTGATGACTGTCGAAATGTCATTGGTTGGGAGCCTTTGTTTGTTGGCAAGTACTTACAAGTCTCCAGATGGTGAAGCAATGAGACAGCATGGGTTTTTCTATGGCTGGACTCCACTTACAATG ATCCCTGTTGTTATCAATGCTGTTGGTGGAATTCTTGTGGGACTGGTCACTTCATATGCTGGTGGCGTTCGAAAG GGGTTTGTCATTGTCTCCGCCCTCCTAGTTACAGCTTTGTTGCAATTTGTGTTTGATGGGAAACCACCTTCTTTGTTCTGCCTTCTGGCTCTTCCGCTTGTGATGACGAGCATTTCAATATACCAAAAGTACCCATATCgtgtcaaaaagaaagaagcaTAG